A region of the Jatrophihabitans sp. genome:
TGAGAGCATCTTCCGGGTGGTGTGTGAGCTGGCCGATCTGCGATGTACTCTCGGACCTACGAATTGATACTCATTCCCGGCGCGGACTTCCCTAGCGACTCCGCCCGGATGACCGTGCGAGCGAGGGGGTCGAGCCATGGGGCGCGGCCGTGCTAAGGCAAAGCAGCAAAAAGTGGCGCGGGAGCTGAAGTACAACTCCCAGAGCACTGATTTCACTGCACTCCAGCGGGAGCTCGGCCATCCGGCCGATCCCGGCTACTCCGAGGCAGGCTCGGACGGCGATCCCTACGCCGACGACGGCATCGAAGACGAGCAGAGCTGGGTGCGCGGTCCCCGCTAGCTCCGGCTTCTCCTAGAAGCTGCTGGCCGCGTAGTCGCCGGTCAGCCGAACCCGGCCCTGGCCGGGGCCGGCGGCGGTGACCTCACCGAGACGCCAGGCGGTCAGCCCGTGGGCTGCCAGCAGCTCCAGCGCGGCTTCGGCGTACCCGGCTGACACCACTGCCACCATCCCGACGCCGAGATTGAAGGCCGGTTCCAGCTCGGCACGCTCGATCGCGCCCGCCCGGGCGAGCACCTGAAAGATCGGCAACGGTGACCAGGTGGCCCGGTCGACCTGGGCGCTCAGACCGGCGGGCAGCACCCGCTCCAGGTTCGCGGCCAGGCCGCCACCGGTGATGTGGGAGAACGCGTGCACCCCGGCCAGGCCGCCGTCGGCGATCAGCCGCAGGCAGTCCTGGGCATAGATCCTGGTGGGCGTCAGCAGCTCCTCGCCCAGGCTGCGTCCGGCGAGCTCGGCAGGCTTGTCCGACAGCGCCAGCCCCGCGCCGGCCAGCACATGCCGGACCAGCGAGTAGCCGTTGGAGTGCACACCCGAGGAGCCGATGGCGATCAGCACATCGCCGGCCAGCACCCGGTCCGGGCCCAGCACCGCGTCGGCGTTGACCACGCCGGTGCCGGCGCCGGAGATGTCGTAGTCATCAGGACCCATCACCCCGGGGTGCTCGGCGGTCTCGCCGCCCACCAGGGCACAGCCGGCTTGCACGCAGCCTTCGGCGATGCCGGCCACGATCTGGGCGATCTTCTCCGGGATCACCTTGCCGGTGGCGATGTAGTCGGTCATGAACAGCGGCTCGGCGCCGACCACCACCAGGTCATCGATCACCATCGCGACCAGGTCGATGCCGATGGTGTCGTGCCGGTCCAGTTGTTGGGCCAGCACCAGCTTGGTGCCCACCCCATCGGTCGAGGTGGCCAGGACCGGCTGGGGATAGCGGGCGAGGTCGAGCTGGAAGAGCCCGGCGAAGCCTCCCAGGCCGCCCAGCACCTCGGGACGGGCCGTCCGCCGGACCGAGGCCTTCATCAGCTCGACGGCCCGGTCACCGGCCTCGATGTCGACGCCGGCGCTTGCATAAGAAAGCCGGGCGGGACGGGCGGGGTCTGAGCCGACGAGGTCTGACGCGGTGGAGTCGGGGGCGCTCGACTGGCTCACGTCAGGCGCAGCGACTCGGCGCCGGCGAAGCCTTCGACCCGATCGGGCTCCCGGCCAGCCGTTGCCGAGCCGTTGCCGTTGGCATGCGCCGGGTCGTGACCCTGCGCCGGGCCGTTGACCGCCCGGCCGATCCCCTCCAGGACGTGCTTGCCGACCACCTGGGGCAGCGGGATCGGGTAGTTGCCGTCGAAGCAGGCCCGGCACAACCGGGTCTTGGGCTGCTCGGTGGCCGCGACCATGCCCTCTGAGGACAGGAAGCCCAGCGAGTCCGCGCCCAGCGAGGCCCGGATGCCGTTGACGTCCAGCCCGCTGGCGATCAGCTCGGCGCGGGTGGCGAAGTCGATGCCGTAGAAGCACGGCC
Encoded here:
- the purM gene encoding phosphoribosylformylglycinamidine cyclo-ligase, yielding MSQSSAPDSTASDLVGSDPARPARLSYASAGVDIEAGDRAVELMKASVRRTARPEVLGGLGGFAGLFQLDLARYPQPVLATSTDGVGTKLVLAQQLDRHDTIGIDLVAMVIDDLVVVGAEPLFMTDYIATGKVIPEKIAQIVAGIAEGCVQAGCALVGGETAEHPGVMGPDDYDISGAGTGVVNADAVLGPDRVLAGDVLIAIGSSGVHSNGYSLVRHVLAGAGLALSDKPAELAGRSLGEELLTPTRIYAQDCLRLIADGGLAGVHAFSHITGGGLAANLERVLPAGLSAQVDRATWSPLPIFQVLARAGAIERAELEPAFNLGVGMVAVVSAGYAEAALELLAAHGLTAWRLGEVTAAGPGQGRVRLTGDYAASSF
- a CDS encoding DUF3073 domain-containing protein, whose protein sequence is MGRGRAKAKQQKVARELKYNSQSTDFTALQRELGHPADPGYSEAGSDGDPYADDGIEDEQSWVRGPR